The following are encoded together in the Bacteroidales bacterium MB20-C3-3 genome:
- a CDS encoding glycosyltransferase, with protein MKRVLIITYYWPPSGGSGVQRWLKFTKYLRDFGWEPIIYTPANPEMMAVDNSLSSEIPEGVQVIRRDILEPYSIYRALTGKKKGDIKPGFINTGGGTSLFIRSNLFIPDPKCLWIAPSKRFLKRWLRENPVDAIVSTGPPHSMHLIAKGVAKSLNIPWLADFRDPWTKMFTFKYMKYSALVKALHTLLERGVVKGADVVLTVTNTIAGELESVRGGGAVPVITNGFDPADFQQKAPSLDKEFSITYTGLFVKSQNPEVLWGVLSKWAKHDPGFASALKIRLVGHTDGTILKSIEEAGLDPYLERIDYMSHDKVTELQMASQLLLLSGGMEPESRGILTGKFFEYLAARRPILGFGPKGGDMDIALGESEGGAMFDYDDERGCRRWLEDRYAEYLAGGVPPADGNIDIYSRRELTKRLALLLDEIVR; from the coding sequence ATGAAGAGGGTTTTAATAATCACCTATTACTGGCCCCCGTCCGGAGGGTCGGGTGTGCAGAGGTGGCTTAAGTTCACAAAATACCTGAGGGATTTTGGCTGGGAGCCCATAATATACACACCGGCCAATCCGGAAATGATGGCTGTGGATAACTCTCTTTCTTCAGAGATTCCAGAGGGAGTCCAGGTAATCAGAAGAGATATTCTGGAGCCCTATTCTATATACAGAGCCCTTACCGGGAAGAAAAAGGGCGACATTAAGCCCGGATTTATAAATACCGGCGGAGGCACATCTCTATTCATCAGAAGCAACCTCTTCATACCGGACCCAAAATGTCTCTGGATAGCCCCTTCAAAAAGGTTCCTCAAAAGGTGGCTCAGGGAGAATCCGGTTGATGCAATTGTAAGCACCGGTCCGCCACACTCAATGCATCTTATTGCAAAGGGGGTGGCAAAGTCACTTAATATTCCGTGGCTGGCAGACTTCAGGGACCCATGGACAAAGATGTTCACATTTAAGTATATGAAATACTCGGCACTGGTAAAGGCTCTTCACACTTTGCTTGAGAGAGGGGTTGTAAAGGGTGCCGATGTTGTGCTTACGGTAACAAATACAATTGCCGGGGAGCTTGAGAGTGTCAGGGGAGGGGGAGCAGTCCCGGTAATAACAAATGGTTTTGACCCTGCTGACTTTCAACAGAAGGCGCCATCACTGGACAAAGAGTTCTCAATTACATACACAGGTCTCTTTGTTAAGAGTCAGAATCCTGAAGTGTTGTGGGGAGTTCTTTCAAAGTGGGCTAAACACGACCCCGGATTTGCATCGGCCTTAAAAATAAGATTGGTTGGGCATACAGACGGGACAATACTCAAATCAATTGAGGAAGCAGGCCTCGATCCCTATCTTGAGAGGATTGACTATATGTCTCACGACAAGGTAACAGAGCTTCAGATGGCGTCTCAGCTACTTCTCCTCTCCGGAGGGATGGAGCCGGAGAGTAGGGGAATACTCACCGGAAAATTCTTTGAGTATCTTGCAGCCAGAAGGCCGATACTTGGTTTTGGTCCCAAGGGGGGAGACATGGATATAGCCCTGGGTGAGAGTGAGGGAGGAGCAATGTTTGACTATGATGATGAGAGAGGCTGCAGAAGATGGCTTGAGGATAGGTATGCCGAATACCTTGCGGGTGGGGTACCGCCTGCAGACGGAAATATTGATATATATTCCAGAAGGGAGCTTACGAAAAGGCTGGCTCTTCTGCTTGATGAGATTGTAAGATAA
- a CDS encoding serine hydrolase domain-containing protein, which produces MKILRFTALMAAICVMVLTTTNCSPSKEEMAQEEMTRVMEKNSAVGLAVAVVKGGEIIYTQSFGYKSLEDSTLLAEGDVFRIASISKSFTTTALLTLMEKGLINLDQDVSELTGFPVRNPAFPDVVITVKMLLSHTSSLNDSQGYFNLDVINPEKNKEFAKSYNPYEPGTQYEYCNLGFNTLGAISEKLAGERFDQFIRHTVLEPLALYASFNPDSLDRTKYVSLYDSVPAPQPAAYVSRAKQLDSGYVMGYSTPLFSPTGGMKISATDLAKYMIMHMNYGALQNGGKIILEETSRLMQSPVVETGEGETYGLALRQSKNFIPGEIMVGHTGSAYGLYSAMFFEPEKKFGIVLITNGCNPVYEGGFVNIQTDVARALYNIFIKE; this is translated from the coding sequence ATGAAAATCTTACGATTTACCGCACTTATGGCAGCCATCTGTGTGATGGTTCTGACCACAACAAATTGCTCGCCCTCAAAGGAGGAGATGGCACAAGAGGAGATGACCAGGGTAATGGAGAAAAACTCTGCAGTGGGACTTGCCGTTGCCGTAGTAAAGGGGGGTGAGATAATCTACACACAGTCATTTGGTTATAAAAGCTTAGAGGATAGCACTCTCCTTGCAGAGGGGGATGTTTTCCGTATTGCATCAATATCAAAATCATTCACAACAACAGCTCTCCTTACACTAATGGAGAAGGGTCTTATTAATCTGGATCAGGATGTAAGCGAACTTACAGGGTTCCCTGTTAGAAATCCCGCTTTTCCGGATGTGGTTATAACTGTTAAGATGCTGCTCTCACACACATCATCTCTTAATGATAGTCAGGGCTATTTCAATCTTGATGTAATCAACCCTGAAAAGAATAAAGAGTTTGCAAAGAGTTACAACCCATACGAACCCGGAACACAATATGAGTATTGCAATCTTGGCTTCAACACTCTGGGGGCAATATCAGAAAAGCTGGCAGGGGAGAGGTTTGACCAGTTTATACGCCATACAGTTCTTGAACCGCTGGCTCTTTATGCATCTTTCAATCCGGACTCACTTGACAGAACAAAGTATGTTTCTCTTTATGATTCTGTTCCGGCACCGCAGCCTGCAGCATATGTAAGCCGCGCGAAACAGCTGGATAGTGGATATGTGATGGGTTACAGCACTCCGCTCTTCAGCCCTACCGGCGGAATGAAGATATCGGCAACAGACCTTGCAAAATATATGATTATGCACATGAACTACGGAGCATTGCAGAATGGTGGAAAAATTATATTAGAAGAGACTTCTCGCCTTATGCAGAGCCCTGTGGTTGAGACTGGTGAAGGTGAAACCTACGGCCTCGCACTCAGACAGAGCAAGAACTTTATCCCGGGAGAGATAATGGTGGGTCATACTGGATCTGCTTACGGACTTTACAGTGCAATGTTTTTTGAGCCTGAGAAGAAATTTGGGATAGTACTCATTACAAACGGATGCAACCCTGTTTACGAGGGAGGTTTTGTGAATATTCAGACAGATGTTGCGAGGGCACTGTATAATATTTTTATTAAAGAGTAG
- the mutS gene encoding DNA mismatch repair protein MutS: protein MKGDKNIVETPLMKQYLSIKAKYPDAILLFRVGDFYETFGEDAITASAVLGIVLTKRGNGSAQFIELAGFPHHSIDSYLPKLVRAGYKVAVCDQLEDPKLTKKIVKRGITELVTPGVAYNEQLLSQKENNYLAALHFEKERAGIAFLDISTGSFRVAQGSLDYIELLLASFAPKEVLLQKGYKKGFEERFGRDIYITPMDEWAFVQDAAREKLLEQLQVKSLKGFGIEELPLAATAAGSILFYLDITRHSSLGHLCSISRIDEEEHVWIDKFTFRNLEIFGSQAEGGASLVSVVDKSSSPMGARLLRNWLAMPVKSLNELNSRHNIVELLYKDDTRRAPLRNILSEIGDLERVASKAAAGKISPREAIQLKRGLEQMEPVKDICREIAAESILPFASELTLLSEGLDECSALKDRLERELLPDPAGQFGKGDIIAAGVNRELDELRHIARHGKEYLNQLQERETERTGISSLKVSYNNVFGYYLEVRNTHKDKVPPEWIRKQTLVNAERYITQELKEYEEKILGAEEKMLSIEQAIFANLIISIQNNIPVIQKNSAILAKIDLLAGFAEVAKTNKYNRPNVTEGNSIVIKAGRHPVIEKLLPAGEEYIANDLELDSDNQQIIILTGPNMAGKSALLRQTALIVLLAQAGSFVPADAAEIGMVDKIFTRVGASDNISRGESTFMVEMLETATILHNLSERSLVLLDEIGRGTSTYDGMSIAWSIVEYLHEHPRFRAKTLFATHYHELNDLEQTFSRVKNFHISVKEVDKRVIFLRKLVPGGVAHSFGIHVARMAGMPADVVRRAERVLKQLESKEGPKNGKRRVTLNDDAVQLSFFQLDDPVLLSIRDELKDLDINTISPLEAFDKLRSIKKKTGL from the coding sequence ATGAAGGGCGACAAGAATATAGTGGAAACTCCTTTGATGAAGCAGTATCTCTCCATAAAGGCGAAATACCCTGATGCTATTTTGCTGTTTCGTGTGGGAGACTTCTACGAGACATTCGGCGAGGATGCAATTACAGCCTCTGCCGTGCTTGGAATTGTCCTTACAAAAAGGGGTAACGGATCTGCTCAGTTTATTGAACTGGCAGGCTTCCCGCACCACTCCATTGACAGTTATCTGCCCAAGCTGGTCAGGGCCGGATATAAAGTTGCTGTCTGTGACCAGCTGGAAGATCCAAAACTCACAAAGAAGATTGTTAAAAGAGGAATTACTGAGCTTGTAACTCCCGGTGTAGCCTATAATGAACAACTGCTTAGCCAGAAGGAGAACAACTATCTGGCTGCTCTCCATTTTGAAAAGGAGAGAGCAGGGATAGCCTTTCTGGATATATCCACTGGTTCATTCAGGGTAGCTCAGGGCTCCCTTGATTATATAGAGCTTCTGCTTGCAAGCTTTGCCCCAAAGGAGGTACTGCTGCAGAAAGGGTATAAAAAAGGATTTGAGGAGAGATTCGGAAGAGATATTTATATCACTCCTATGGATGAGTGGGCCTTTGTTCAGGATGCTGCCCGCGAAAAACTTCTTGAACAGCTTCAGGTTAAAAGTCTTAAGGGTTTTGGAATTGAGGAGCTTCCCCTTGCTGCAACCGCTGCAGGAAGCATACTCTTTTATCTTGATATTACAAGACACAGCTCCCTGGGCCATCTATGCTCTATCTCCCGCATTGATGAGGAGGAGCATGTATGGATTGACAAATTCACATTCAGAAATCTTGAGATTTTTGGGAGTCAGGCAGAGGGTGGAGCCTCTCTTGTATCTGTTGTTGACAAAAGCTCCTCCCCCATGGGAGCGCGGCTCCTGAGGAACTGGCTTGCTATGCCTGTTAAGAGTCTTAATGAGCTTAACAGCAGACACAATATTGTTGAACTTTTATATAAAGATGATACACGCCGCGCACCTCTGCGCAATATCCTCTCTGAAATAGGTGATCTTGAACGCGTCGCCTCCAAAGCTGCGGCCGGCAAAATCTCTCCGCGCGAAGCTATCCAGCTTAAAAGAGGACTGGAGCAGATGGAGCCCGTTAAAGATATCTGCAGAGAGATTGCAGCAGAGTCAATACTCCCCTTTGCTTCTGAATTAACACTTCTGTCGGAAGGGCTGGATGAGTGTTCGGCCTTAAAAGATAGGCTGGAGAGGGAGTTGCTTCCGGATCCTGCCGGGCAATTTGGAAAGGGTGATATTATTGCAGCCGGGGTAAACAGAGAACTTGACGAACTCAGACACATTGCAAGACACGGAAAAGAGTACCTTAATCAACTACAGGAGAGGGAGACAGAGCGGACAGGAATCTCTTCTCTTAAGGTTAGCTATAATAATGTCTTTGGTTACTACTTAGAGGTTAGAAATACACATAAGGATAAGGTTCCGCCGGAGTGGATCCGCAAACAGACACTGGTTAATGCAGAGAGATACATAACTCAGGAGCTTAAGGAATACGAAGAGAAGATACTTGGCGCAGAGGAGAAGATGCTCTCTATAGAACAGGCTATTTTTGCCAATCTTATCATTTCCATCCAAAATAACATTCCGGTAATACAGAAAAATTCTGCAATTCTGGCAAAGATTGATTTACTTGCTGGTTTTGCGGAAGTTGCAAAGACAAATAAATATAACAGACCAAATGTTACCGAGGGTAACTCTATAGTTATAAAAGCTGGCAGGCATCCGGTAATTGAAAAATTACTGCCGGCAGGAGAGGAGTATATTGCCAATGATTTGGAATTAGACTCAGATAACCAGCAGATTATAATATTAACCGGACCAAATATGGCCGGTAAGAGTGCACTTTTAAGGCAAACGGCCCTGATTGTCCTTCTGGCTCAGGCGGGAAGCTTTGTTCCGGCAGATGCTGCAGAGATTGGAATGGTTGATAAAATATTCACAAGAGTGGGTGCTTCTGATAATATATCACGAGGAGAGAGTACCTTTATGGTGGAGATGCTTGAAACGGCAACAATCCTGCACAATCTTTCAGAGAGATCCCTCGTGCTGCTTGATGAGATAGGAAGAGGGACAAGCACATACGATGGAATGTCCATAGCATGGTCAATTGTTGAGTATCTTCACGAGCATCCTCGTTTTAGAGCTAAAACGCTGTTTGCAACACACTACCACGAACTCAACGACCTTGAACAGACATTCTCCAGGGTAAAAAATTTCCACATCTCTGTTAAAGAGGTTGATAAAAGGGTAATATTCCTTAGAAAGCTTGTACCGGGAGGAGTTGCCCATAGCTTTGGTATCCATGTGGCCAGAATGGCGGGAATGCCTGCAGATGTTGTTAGGAGGGCAGAGAGGGTTCTAAAGCAGCTTGAATCCAAAGAGGGTCCAAAAAATGGGAAGAGACGGGTAACCTTAAATGACGATGCTGTGCAACTCTCTTTTTTCCAGCTTGATGACCCGGTCCTACTCTCAATAAGAGACGAACTTAAGGACCTGGATATAAACACAATTTCTCCACTGGAGGCTTTTGACAAACTCCGGAGTATTAAAAAGAAGACAGGACTATAA
- a CDS encoding ABC transporter permease, whose protein sequence is MIKIYRRVVMIFKLMLESISFAFGSLRGDKFRTFLSLFGVSIGIFSIVTVFTAIDALKSNVESGLNSFGGQTVYVQQFPFAPPEGEEYKWWEYMNRPRPKFEEYLFLKSNARNLDAAAYVVFTNRTLKYKRASFSNGFITAATPEWGEIANVEIEKGRYFSHYEANSSIPAVILGYEVAAALFANGEDPLDKVIKIGSSSARVIGVQKKAGESIVNIFDTDNSILITYNFAATIMNVKNTEGMICVTPSATVEREEFLQEMRQLLRAARRLKPKQNDNFALNEMTFLLNQTKAIFGGINMAGWIIGGFSILIGGFGIANIMFVSVKERTNLIGIQKALGAKKYMILTQFLAEAAVLALAGGAIGLLLVGGVVLALKGNESFPMTLSFYNIFRGLMISSVIGIVAGLLPAWTAANLNPVDAINSK, encoded by the coding sequence ATGATAAAGATCTACAGGAGGGTCGTAATGATCTTCAAGCTTATGCTGGAGAGTATAAGTTTCGCATTTGGATCGCTGAGGGGCGATAAATTCAGGACCTTCCTTTCACTTTTTGGAGTAAGTATTGGAATTTTCTCGATTGTTACTGTATTTACGGCTATTGATGCCCTAAAAAGCAATGTAGAATCAGGGCTGAACAGCTTTGGAGGACAAACTGTCTATGTCCAGCAGTTCCCTTTTGCTCCGCCTGAGGGTGAAGAGTACAAATGGTGGGAGTATATGAACAGACCAAGACCAAAATTTGAGGAGTATCTGTTTCTTAAGTCAAATGCAAGAAATCTTGATGCTGCTGCTTATGTTGTATTTACAAACAGAACCCTTAAGTACAAGAGAGCCTCTTTCAGCAATGGTTTTATTACTGCTGCAACACCTGAGTGGGGAGAGATTGCAAATGTAGAGATTGAAAAGGGTAGATATTTTTCACACTATGAGGCAAACTCCTCAATACCTGCTGTAATTCTCGGCTATGAGGTTGCTGCCGCACTCTTCGCAAACGGAGAGGATCCGCTTGATAAAGTTATTAAAATTGGAAGTTCAAGCGCACGGGTTATCGGTGTACAGAAAAAGGCAGGTGAGAGTATAGTAAATATTTTTGATACAGATAATTCCATTCTTATAACATACAACTTTGCCGCAACAATAATGAATGTAAAAAACACAGAGGGGATGATCTGTGTGACACCATCTGCAACAGTTGAGAGGGAGGAGTTCCTTCAGGAGATGCGCCAGCTTCTCAGGGCTGCAAGAAGGTTAAAGCCAAAACAGAACGACAACTTTGCCCTTAATGAAATGACATTCTTGCTAAATCAGACTAAAGCAATATTTGGTGGTATCAATATGGCCGGGTGGATAATCGGAGGTTTTTCAATACTTATAGGTGGTTTTGGTATTGCCAACATAATGTTTGTTTCGGTAAAGGAGCGGACAAATCTTATTGGTATACAGAAGGCTCTCGGGGCTAAAAAGTATATGATCCTTACTCAGTTTCTTGCAGAGGCTGCTGTACTGGCACTAGCCGGAGGGGCAATAGGTCTTCTGCTGGTTGGGGGTGTTGTACTTGCCCTTAAGGGAAATGAATCATTCCCTATGACACTAAGTTTTTACAATATTTTCAGGGGATTAATGATTTCATCTGTTATTGGAATTGTTGCCGGTCTTCTTCCTGCCTGGACTGCGGCTAACCTGAATCCGGTTGATGCAATCAATTCAAAATAG
- a CDS encoding tetratricopeptide repeat protein has translation MDKQKIFSIIACFFLFTHNQMLLRIFRIVNLLVVYLVLFTLTVTGRTAKIDSLENRLNNHKTRDTTRVNILNEVAYEAYFSNKEKTRLYAKESFKLAKELGFEKGRAESLWLQGMASMEIDPNGSLTLFESALAIAEKINNKQGSGKYTNAVGTVFGVTGRDSIAIIFFQKAIDIAKELNDFQELGKYLINISQAYNRMGRVEMALGGYKEALQALLKAGDKNGAAICYNSMGNIYTTQGNYPFALECLHNGLKIREEMQEIKAVSKSLVSIGSIYFTQKNYEKALEYNQKVIEIAGKAGDKHALAGGLLNIGLIYIQTNNEQAMEYLRKALAISKDLKVLSLQINILFNTGLFYYKQSEKQKALEIYQEALSLSEENGMKSSESLAKLQIAIIYYDQKEFSRALDYARSSLEIAKNLKIIETEKDSHYLLAEIYAKTNNFKGAYIHNQLYKELSDKIFNENNVRKITELEYTYRFEKERQAIALEQSKKDEVQSAKRKQQYAIILTLSVSFILVSLLALYILRLYRFNKQANEALRRMETEKKRLLEQEIERINRELEDNQRSLTAASLKLIQNSERNAERVRMLESIIDTITPEGKRVVLAMISDFKRISRSSNWKEFELLFQKVHSSFYEKLNSNFPDLTANERKLCAFLKLNMSSKDIANITFQSEEALKKARQRLRQKLGIDRDTNLVSYLQNI, from the coding sequence GTGGACAAGCAGAAAATTTTTAGTATAATTGCCTGCTTTTTCCTTTTTACCCATAATCAGATGCTATTAAGAATCTTTCGTATCGTCAACCTTTTGGTTGTTTATCTCGTTTTGTTCACACTCACTGTAACTGGTCGTACAGCAAAAATTGATAGTCTAGAAAACCGGCTTAATAATCATAAAACCAGGGATACTACAAGGGTTAATATTCTTAACGAAGTTGCCTACGAAGCATATTTCAGCAACAAAGAGAAGACAAGGTTATATGCAAAAGAGAGCTTTAAACTTGCAAAAGAGCTGGGGTTTGAAAAAGGGAGGGCAGAGAGTTTATGGTTACAGGGAATGGCGAGTATGGAAATTGATCCTAATGGCTCGCTTACCCTTTTTGAAAGTGCGCTGGCGATAGCTGAGAAGATTAATAATAAGCAGGGGTCAGGCAAATATACAAATGCTGTTGGGACTGTTTTCGGAGTAACCGGCCGGGACTCTATCGCAATTATATTCTTTCAGAAAGCTATTGATATTGCAAAAGAGCTTAATGATTTTCAAGAGCTTGGTAAATATCTTATTAATATTTCACAGGCTTATAACCGCATGGGCAGGGTTGAGATGGCTTTAGGTGGTTATAAAGAAGCCCTGCAAGCTCTGCTGAAAGCCGGAGATAAAAACGGAGCAGCTATATGCTATAACTCTATGGGTAATATATATACAACACAGGGTAACTACCCTTTTGCTCTTGAGTGTTTGCATAACGGATTAAAAATTCGCGAAGAGATGCAGGAGATTAAAGCTGTATCCAAAAGTCTTGTTAGTATAGGCAGTATATATTTTACCCAGAAGAACTACGAAAAGGCACTTGAATACAACCAAAAAGTAATAGAAATTGCCGGGAAAGCCGGAGATAAACATGCCCTGGCAGGCGGATTGCTCAATATCGGGCTTATCTATATTCAAACTAATAATGAGCAAGCAATGGAGTACCTCAGGAAAGCGCTCGCTATTAGTAAGGATTTGAAAGTTCTCTCTCTTCAGATTAACATCCTCTTTAACACAGGGCTGTTTTATTATAAACAGTCAGAAAAGCAAAAGGCTCTTGAGATTTATCAGGAGGCACTAAGCTTATCAGAGGAGAATGGAATGAAGTCATCTGAAAGCTTAGCAAAGTTACAGATTGCTATAATATATTATGATCAAAAGGAGTTTTCCCGCGCCCTCGACTATGCAAGAAGCAGTCTTGAAATAGCAAAAAATCTTAAAATTATTGAGACTGAAAAAGATTCACATTATCTGCTTGCAGAGATTTATGCGAAAACAAACAACTTTAAAGGTGCGTATATCCACAATCAACTATATAAGGAGTTGAGTGATAAGATATTTAACGAAAACAATGTCAGGAAAATTACAGAGCTGGAGTACACTTACAGATTTGAAAAAGAGAGGCAGGCGATAGCCTTAGAGCAGAGTAAAAAGGATGAGGTTCAGTCAGCTAAAAGAAAACAGCAGTATGCAATTATCTTAACTCTTTCTGTAAGTTTTATCCTTGTGTCGCTGCTTGCATTATACATACTCCGTCTATACCGTTTTAACAAACAGGCAAACGAAGCTCTCCGCAGAATGGAGACGGAGAAAAAAAGGCTGCTTGAACAGGAGATTGAAAGGATTAATAGGGAACTTGAGGATAATCAGAGATCTCTGACTGCCGCATCACTTAAACTAATTCAGAATTCGGAACGAAATGCAGAGAGAGTAAGAATGCTCGAATCAATTATAGATACAATAACACCGGAGGGAAAAAGGGTTGTTCTGGCTATGATTTCAGATTTTAAAAGAATTTCCCGCAGCTCAAACTGGAAAGAGTTTGAACTGCTTTTCCAGAAGGTACACAGCTCTTTTTACGAAAAGCTTAATAGTAATTTCCCGGATCTTACTGCAAACGAAAGAAAACTGTGTGCATTTCTAAAACTGAATATGAGCAGTAAAGATATAGCAAACATAACATTCCAGTCAGAAGAGGCTCTTAAAAAAGCTCGTCAGCGTCTGAGACAGAAATTGGGTATTGATCGAGACACCAATCTTGTTAGCTATTTGCAGAATATTTAA